One window of Halichondria panicea chromosome 7, odHalPani1.1, whole genome shotgun sequence genomic DNA carries:
- the LOC135339091 gene encoding peroxisomal N(1)-acetyl-spermine/spermidine oxidase-like: MSGQLYSLPSVGPSKKVVIVGGGLAGLAAAHTLSSTLKNVNLDIKLLEAKPYPGGRAKSVPIQDGRYFGELGACFLYYFNKATNFTDFLESRQLASNKSAESHNEIFTDTGIPNIHFLSNGEEIQFSSAKHYEKMFAEVVDELCECYDKKDWNYVIRKEWPKTNKTYLPPKEYLEARYFEVVEASAAMQLPTGCTPRHIYNRMIIYERFMNGAYLANLDASAYGDYLDPDCEYLQRANYSEIVSAISKELPPDTLQCSNVVKAINWTDKAANSESDIPPITVHCENGQVYDAHHVIVTTSLGVLKLWASINETFSPSLPADKLEAISKLGMGEGCSVFFEFSAPLIDKEHRVIELFWLEEELQYLSKYPWAQSLDIMIRQKDSNVYLTWFAADKARGIEAATNQERIEGISLVLEKFLKKRICPTRVIIGAWTSDPHVLGVYSYCAKGSGEMDRVALSKPVDGSTSMQLLFAGEATHVSMYGTTNGAFESGLREAKRLLEHYSI; encoded by the coding sequence ATGTCAGGACAGCTTTATTCCCTACCCAGTGTTGGGCCCTCCAAGAAGGTGGTGATAGTAGGAGGTGGTCTGGCAGGTCTAGCAGCAGCTCACACACTCTCATCTACTCTCAAGAACGTCAACTTAGACATCAAGTTGTTGGAAGCCAAGCCATACCCTGGCGGAAGAGCCAAGTCAGTGCCGATACAAGACGGAAGATACTTCGGTGAACTTGGAGCGTGTTTTTTGTATTACTTTAACAAAGCTACTAATTTTACTGATTTCTTGGAGAGTCGACAATTGGCATCCAACAAGAGTGCTGAATCCCATAATGAAATATTCACTGATACTGGAATTCCAAACATCCATTTTTTGAGCAATGGTGAAGAAATTCAGTTCTCATCAGCCAAACACTATGAAAAGATGTTTGCCGAAGTTGTAGATGAATTGTGCGAATGCTATGACAAGAAAGATTGGAATTATGTGATTCGAAAAGAGTGGCCTAAAACGAACAAGACATATCTCCCGCCTAAAGAGTATTTAGAGGCTCGATACTTTGAAGTTGTTGAAGCCTCTGCTGCAATGCAGCTGCCAACTGGTTGCACTCCTAGGCATATCTACAATCGAATGATTATCTATGAGAGATTCATGAATGGAGCGTACCTTGCCAACCTTGATGCGAGCGCTTATGGAGATTACTTAGACCCTGATTGTGAGTACCTACAACGTGCAAACTATTCCGAGATAGTGTCAGCCATTTCTAAAGAGCTACCACCCGATACTCTTCAGTGCTCCAATGTAGTCAAGGCGATCAACTGGACTGACAAAGCTGCTAATAGTGAGAGTGATATCCCTCCCATTACAGTTCACTGTGAAAATGGCCAGGTTTATGATGCTCACCATGTGATAGTAACCACATCATTAGGAGTGCTGAAATTATGGGCTAGTATCAATGAAACTTTTAGTCCCTCTCTCCCGGCAGACAAACTGGAAGCCATATCAAAACTAGGTATGGGCGAAGGATGCAGTGTTTTTTTCGAGTTCTCGGCTCCTTTGATTGACAAAGAACATCGAGTTATTGAACTATTTTGGCTGGAAGAAGAGTTGCAGTATCTTTCCAAATATCCGTGGGCACAATCACTCGATATAATGATTAGACAAAAAGACTCAAACGTATACCTCACATGGTTTGCTGCTGACAAGGCTAGAGGAATTGAGGCTGCCACAAATCAGGAGAGAATCGAAGGAATCAGCTTGGTACTCGAGAAATTCTTGAAAAAACGAATTTGCCCCACAAGAGTAATCATTGGCGCCTGGACTAGTGACCCTCATGTGCTGGGTGTGTATTCTTATTGTGCTAAAGGTAGTGGTGAAATGGACCGTGTCGCCCTCTCTAAGCCGGTTGATGGTTCAACCTCGATGCAGCTGCTCTTTGCAGGGGAGGCCACACATGTATCAATGTATGGAACAACTAATGGTGCATTCGAATCTGGACTGAGGGAAGCAAAACGATTACTAGAACATTACAGTATATAG
- the LOC135338172 gene encoding peroxisomal N(1)-acetyl-spermine/spermidine oxidase-like, whose protein sequence is MFAELVEELCQCYDKKDWNYVIRKEWPKTNRTYLPPEEYLEARYFEAVEASAPMQLPTGCTPRHIYNRMIIYERFMNGTDPANLDASAYGDYLDPDCEYLQRANYSEIVSAISKELPPDTLQCSNVVKAINWTDKAANSESDIPPITVHCENGQVYDAHHVIVTTSLGVLKLWASINETFSPSLPADKLEAISKLGMGEGCSVFYEFSAPLIDKKHRVIELFWLEEELQYLSKYPWAQSLDVMIRQRDSNVYLTWFAADKARGIEAATNQERIEGISLVLEKFLKKRICPTRVIIGAWTSDPHVLGVYSYCAKGSDEKDRVALSEPVDGSTSMQLLFAGEATHVSMYGTTNGAFESGLREAKRLLEHYSI, encoded by the coding sequence ATGTTTGCGGAACTTGTGGAGGAATTGTGCCAATGCTATGACAAGAAAGATTGGAATTATGTGATTCGAAAAGAGTGGCCTAAAACGAACAGGACGTATCTCCCGCCTGAAGAGTATTTAGAAGCTCGATATTTTGAAGCTGTTGAAGCCTCTGCTCCAATGCAGCTGCCAACTGGTTGCACTCCTAGGCATATCTACAATCGAATGATTATCTACGAGAGATTCATGAATGGAACAGACCCTGCCAACCTTGATGCGAGCGCTTATGGAGATTACTTAGACCCTGATTGTGAGTACCTACAACGTGCAAACTATTCCGAGATAGTATCGGCCATTTCTAAAGAGCTACCACCCGATACTCTTCAGTGCTCCAACGTAGTCAAGGCGATCAACTGGACTGACAAAGCTGCTAATAGTGAGAGTGATATCCCTCCCATTACAGTTCACTGTGAAAATGGCCAGGTTTATGATGCTCACCATGTGATAGTAACCACGTCATTAGGAGTGCTGAAATTATGGGCTAGTATCAATGAAACGTTTAGTCCCTCTCTCCCGGCAGACAAACTGGAAGCCATATCAAAACTAGGTATGGGCGAAGGATGCAGTGTTTTTTACGAGTTCTCGGCTCCTCTGATTGACAAAAAACATCGAGTTATTGAACTATTTTGGCTGGAAGAAGAGTTGCAGTATCTTTCCAAATATCCGTGGGCACAGTCACTCGATGTAATGATTAGACAAAGAGACTCAAACGTATACCTCACATGGTTTGCTGCTGACAAGGCTAGAGGAATTGAGGCTGCCACAAATCAGGAGAGAATCGAAGGAATCAGCTTGGTACTCGAGAAATTCTTGAAAAAACGAATTTGCCCCACAAGAGTAATCATTGGCGCCTGGACTAGTGACCCTCATGTGCTGGGTGTGTATTCTTATTGTGCTAAAGGTAGTGATGAAAAGGATCGTGTCGCCCTCTCTGAGCCGGTTGATGGTTCAACCTCAATGCAGCTGCTCTTTGCAGGGGAGGCCACACATGTATCAATGTATGGAACAACTAATGGTGCATTCGAATCTGGACTGAGGGAAGCTAAACGATTACTAGAACATTACAGTATATAG